In a genomic window of Halobiforma lacisalsi AJ5:
- the tmk gene encoding dTMP kinase yields the protein MLVTLEGLDGSGKTTVWEALQDAYPDAVFTREPTNDSWYGDAVYRSIEDDDADSLAELFLYTADHADHLTRKIEPALERGDLVVSDRYSDSRFAYQGATLEDYDRLEVPDPLEYVVAVHAPFTIDPDLTIYLDVDPDTAADRAGATNKFERVDYLETVRKNYERLVERHPDRFVRVDANRSPEAVLEDVEDALTDAVGDGY from the coding sequence ATGCTCGTCACGCTCGAGGGGCTGGACGGCAGCGGCAAGACGACGGTCTGGGAGGCCCTCCAGGACGCCTACCCCGATGCAGTCTTCACCCGCGAACCGACGAACGACTCCTGGTACGGCGACGCGGTCTACCGATCGATCGAGGACGACGACGCCGACTCGCTGGCCGAACTCTTCCTCTATACCGCCGACCACGCCGACCACCTCACCCGGAAGATCGAACCGGCCCTCGAGCGCGGCGACCTCGTCGTGTCCGATCGGTACTCCGACTCCCGTTTTGCTTACCAGGGGGCGACTCTGGAGGACTACGACCGGCTCGAGGTTCCCGACCCCCTCGAGTACGTCGTCGCCGTCCACGCGCCGTTCACGATCGACCCCGACCTGACGATCTACCTCGACGTCGACCCCGACACGGCCGCCGACCGTGCGGGCGCGACGAACAAGTTCGAGCGCGTCGACTACCTCGAGACCGTCCGGAAGAACTACGAACGGCTGGTCGAGCGCCACCCGGACCGGTTCGTCCGCGTGGACGCGAACCGGTCGCCCGAAGCGGTGCTCGAAGACGTGGAGGACGCGTTGACTGACGCGGTCGGGGACGGGTACTAG
- a CDS encoding Lrp/AsnC family transcriptional regulator — MVHAFIMVKTAAGKSEGLLADIRGLENVAEAHIVAGNYDIIAEVNAPEVYDILETVSSSMQALDGVTDTKTYIAMD, encoded by the coding sequence ATGGTACACGCGTTCATTATGGTGAAGACGGCCGCCGGGAAGTCCGAGGGTCTGCTCGCCGACATCAGGGGCCTCGAGAACGTCGCCGAGGCCCACATCGTCGCTGGGAATTACGACATCATCGCGGAGGTCAACGCGCCCGAGGTCTACGACATCCTGGAAACCGTCTCCTCGAGCATGCAGGCCCTCGACGGCGTGACGGATACGAAAACGTACATCGCGATGGACTAG
- a CDS encoding DUF7522 family protein, translating into MATGLLTPEAADRIVTTCRTAIGDSLRSVTYFTRDDYEQVYLREDLERDADLSTFIGHEWRGFKTAQTAYESSELGEYNYTIRVFDNGFLIRVTTESEGVFATTDGLTVKDFEEVATALNSFLEERTVS; encoded by the coding sequence ATGGCAACAGGGTTGCTCACCCCGGAGGCGGCGGACCGGATCGTAACCACCTGCCGGACGGCGATCGGCGACAGCCTCCGGTCGGTGACCTACTTCACCCGCGACGACTACGAACAGGTCTACCTGCGGGAGGACCTCGAGCGCGACGCCGACCTCTCGACGTTCATCGGCCACGAGTGGCGCGGGTTCAAGACGGCCCAGACGGCCTACGAGAGTTCCGAACTCGGCGAGTACAACTACACGATCCGCGTCTTCGACAACGGGTTCCTGATCAGGGTAACGACCGAAAGCGAAGGCGTTTTCGCGACGACCGACGGCCTCACGGTCAAGGACTTCGAGGAAGTCGCGACGGCGCTCAACTCGTTCCTCGAGGAGCGAACGGTCTCCTGA
- a CDS encoding potassium channel family protein, giving the protein MRFVIIGAGRVGLRTARVLRDEGHEVTLVERDEPRVQRARNEAFTVVEGDGSREHFLEEAGIAEADALGALTGDLNVNFTACMIAKHYGCRTVMRIDEAYREEIYRKYADEVDEVIYPERLGAIGAKNALLGGTIRAIADIEQHLQVVELTITDAAPVNGYTISELELPADSRVLAFGKHDGELELPGEDESLEVGDRVVVLADFEVLSDIRQLLVGESASQAVANAGSGSGGVN; this is encoded by the coding sequence ATGCGGTTCGTGATTATCGGCGCCGGTCGGGTCGGGCTGCGAACGGCGCGCGTTCTCCGCGACGAAGGCCACGAGGTGACGCTCGTCGAACGCGACGAGCCACGCGTCCAGCGGGCCCGAAACGAGGCGTTTACCGTCGTCGAGGGTGACGGCTCCCGGGAGCACTTCCTCGAGGAGGCCGGCATTGCGGAGGCCGACGCCCTCGGTGCGCTGACCGGCGACCTCAACGTCAACTTTACGGCCTGTATGATCGCGAAACACTACGGCTGCCGGACCGTCATGCGCATCGACGAGGCCTACCGCGAGGAGATCTACCGGAAGTACGCCGACGAGGTCGACGAGGTCATCTACCCCGAACGGCTCGGCGCGATCGGCGCGAAAAACGCCCTGCTTGGCGGGACGATCCGTGCGATCGCGGACATCGAACAGCACCTGCAGGTCGTCGAACTGACGATTACCGACGCCGCGCCGGTCAACGGCTACACGATCAGCGAACTCGAGTTGCCCGCGGATTCGCGGGTGCTGGCCTTCGGCAAGCACGACGGTGAACTCGAGTTACCCGGCGAGGACGAATCGCTCGAGGTAGGCGATCGGGTAGTCGTGCTGGCCGACTTCGAGGTACTGAGCGACATCCGGCAGCTGCTAGTCGGGGAATCCGCGTCCCAGGCGGTCGCCAACGCCGGCTCGGGATCGGGAGGTGTCAACTAA
- a CDS encoding alkaline phosphatase PhoX, with product MVEFTRRNLMASSVAAAVGVSAVGSASAQERPDEHDTPAAPYVEGSMKRLSTTAFGAEVTGPFVFETGEMVYSLQAPSTDNPEPWNEGGVGVIDDFQFTFNGKNDEFEEMEPPRTEEEQRKVKTATGEYRLLARAGDEINGGTERWGHQETPDGEDVADLVDESYVGVGDVTDMNFFVSTTEDGTEGYLFTNHETRPGGISRTPLYRDEDGYWQADLERALQVENTDAFRALGGTKINCYGDLTPWETPVSAEEEYGHPRVSGTHTVSDITEEGSGVGIRGGSEFWNRPNAPNVTDALEEHFGDDAWYPSGAWALSGNEKLAYYLGAEPVDREEGENTRRPIGDVFPNRYRYGYFVEITNPTADDPENQQPVKHWVMGRAAWECPEFMPDEKTVYGASDGGAKGIYKFVADEPITEYDDPMDVRGTLYAIAATEVGTGTVGEVDLDVEWLPLGTASNAEVESWIAEYDDVTQVDYLETHAETDWAEDLEQALLEADEEVAINGNQDYITDEEIVEWARQYEEYGPDGVDEELRRVPFLETRAAAKEIGATVEFNKAEGIDAHDEAEPGDFIYFAISSLGGSMTDEQGDLRFDEVDTGLLYRGELDEHYDVSRLEPVIVGPNPSDPESLQDVSLINLDNVMVMDDGRVLLCEDKGRFGRSYPNDALWVYEPPTTITVDSLAVSHGATGEVDLTVSSVPDGIAGGRVTVSVEHPAVAEIVDASYHDGLELTSGPTVGDGSSVEFRFADLEDEIGSGRQVTLATLELEGTGPGTTDLTIDVHALDDDDAASIDPQSRPSVVVTGPPPIGGGGSGPTDAPTDPDGDGRFEDVNGNGRLDYDDVVVLFEHLEDDAVQLNDEAFDFNENGRIDYDDVVALYDEL from the coding sequence ATGGTCGAATTTACCAGGCGAAACCTGATGGCCTCGTCCGTCGCCGCCGCGGTCGGCGTCAGCGCGGTCGGGAGCGCAAGTGCACAGGAGCGGCCGGACGAACACGATACGCCTGCAGCACCGTACGTCGAGGGGTCGATGAAGCGACTCTCGACGACGGCGTTCGGCGCGGAGGTCACCGGCCCGTTCGTCTTCGAGACCGGCGAAATGGTGTACAGCCTCCAGGCCCCGAGCACCGACAACCCGGAGCCGTGGAACGAGGGTGGCGTCGGCGTCATCGACGACTTCCAGTTCACGTTCAACGGGAAAAACGATGAGTTCGAGGAGATGGAACCCCCGCGAACCGAAGAAGAGCAGCGGAAAGTCAAGACCGCAACGGGCGAGTATCGGTTGCTCGCCCGGGCTGGTGACGAGATCAACGGCGGGACCGAACGCTGGGGGCACCAGGAGACGCCCGACGGCGAAGACGTCGCGGACCTCGTCGACGAGAGCTACGTCGGCGTCGGCGACGTCACCGACATGAACTTCTTCGTGTCGACGACCGAGGACGGCACGGAGGGCTATCTCTTCACGAACCACGAGACGCGCCCCGGTGGCATCTCCCGGACGCCGCTATACCGCGACGAGGACGGGTACTGGCAAGCCGATCTGGAGCGGGCGCTGCAGGTCGAGAACACCGACGCCTTCCGCGCACTCGGCGGGACGAAAATCAACTGTTACGGCGACCTGACCCCCTGGGAGACCCCGGTCTCCGCCGAGGAAGAGTACGGCCATCCGAGGGTCAGCGGCACCCACACGGTCAGCGATATCACCGAGGAAGGTAGCGGCGTCGGTATCCGCGGCGGCAGCGAGTTCTGGAACCGACCGAACGCACCGAACGTGACCGACGCTCTCGAGGAGCACTTCGGCGACGACGCCTGGTACCCATCGGGGGCCTGGGCGCTCTCCGGCAACGAGAAACTCGCGTACTATCTAGGGGCCGAACCGGTCGACCGCGAGGAAGGGGAGAACACGAGGCGGCCCATCGGGGATGTCTTCCCCAACCGGTACCGCTACGGGTACTTCGTCGAGATCACCAATCCCACGGCTGACGATCCCGAGAACCAGCAGCCAGTGAAACACTGGGTTATGGGCCGTGCAGCCTGGGAGTGTCCGGAGTTCATGCCCGACGAGAAGACGGTCTACGGCGCCTCCGACGGCGGTGCGAAGGGCATCTACAAGTTCGTGGCCGACGAGCCGATCACCGAGTACGACGATCCGATGGACGTCCGCGGAACCCTGTACGCCATCGCAGCGACCGAGGTCGGCACGGGAACCGTCGGTGAGGTCGACCTCGACGTCGAGTGGCTGCCGCTGGGAACCGCCAGCAACGCCGAGGTCGAGTCCTGGATCGCCGAGTACGACGACGTCACGCAGGTCGACTACCTCGAGACCCACGCCGAAACCGACTGGGCGGAAGACCTCGAGCAGGCGCTTCTCGAGGCCGACGAGGAAGTCGCGATCAACGGCAACCAGGACTACATCACCGACGAGGAGATCGTCGAGTGGGCCCGGCAGTACGAGGAGTACGGCCCCGACGGCGTCGACGAGGAACTTCGTCGCGTCCCCTTCCTCGAGACTCGCGCGGCCGCGAAGGAGATCGGCGCTACCGTCGAGTTCAACAAGGCCGAAGGGATCGACGCCCACGACGAGGCCGAACCCGGCGACTTCATCTACTTCGCTATCTCCTCGCTGGGCGGTTCGATGACCGACGAGCAGGGTGACCTTCGGTTCGACGAGGTCGACACCGGCCTCCTCTACCGGGGTGAACTCGACGAGCACTACGACGTCTCCCGGCTCGAGCCGGTCATCGTCGGCCCGAATCCCAGCGATCCCGAATCGCTGCAGGACGTCTCGCTCATCAACCTCGACAACGTGATGGTGATGGACGACGGCCGCGTTCTCCTCTGTGAGGACAAGGGTCGCTTCGGCCGCTCGTATCCCAACGACGCGCTGTGGGTGTACGAGCCACCGACGACGATCACCGTCGACTCGCTCGCCGTCAGCCACGGCGCGACGGGCGAGGTCGATCTCACGGTTTCGTCGGTGCCGGACGGCATCGCGGGCGGTCGGGTTACGGTGTCCGTCGAACACCCAGCGGTTGCCGAAATCGTCGACGCCAGCTACCACGACGGGCTCGAACTCACCAGCGGTCCGACCGTCGGAGACGGCTCGAGCGTCGAGTTCCGCTTCGCTGACCTCGAGGACGAGATCGGCTCCGGGCGGCAGGTCACGCTGGCGACGCTCGAACTCGAGGGAACCGGACCGGGAACGACCGATCTGACGATCGACGTCCACGCTCTGGACGACGATGATGCCGCCTCAATCGACCCGCAGTCCCGGCCGAGCGTCGTCGTGACCGGCCCGCCGCCGATCGGCGGTGGCGGATCGGGGCCGACCGACGCGCCGACCGATCCCGACGGCGACGGCAGGTTCGAGGACGTCAACGGCAACGGCCGGCTCGACTACGACGACGTCGTCGTCCTGTTCGAGCACCTCGAGGACGACGCCGTGCAGCTAAACGACGAGGCGTTCGACTTCAACGAGAACGGCCGCATCGACTACGACGACGTCGTCGCGCTGTACGACGAACTGTGA
- a CDS encoding Lrp/AsnC family transcriptional regulator, translating into MVTAFVMVKANTGEADRLRTEMEAIEGVRSAHIVAGDVDIIAKAQVDTPAAVKEIAATKIQGIDGVEGTQTYIAMD; encoded by the coding sequence ATGGTTACAGCATTCGTCATGGTCAAAGCGAACACGGGCGAGGCGGATCGACTACGAACGGAGATGGAAGCCATCGAGGGCGTCCGATCGGCCCACATCGTCGCGGGCGATGTAGACATCATCGCGAAGGCTCAGGTCGACACGCCCGCGGCGGTCAAGGAGATCGCGGCGACCAAGATTCAGGGTATCGACGGCGTCGAGGGGACCCAGACGTACATCGCGATGGATTGA
- a CDS encoding DUF5813 family protein has protein sequence MTEIPDAAASALEAHDAFEATDDSAAYRLETTVFDAVVTATNAEGKRDARFSITVTLPTLDEAVEGETVAPVVEDGWYETLERRLEDAFTVAHTSTHQEPAVERGPREVTVDLEYVAWNATEGVEDAKALIEFVEGTFAQGIIPGYDYRGPAATLLESAQQNAEGAVDEGPGEGGGMPM, from the coding sequence ATGACCGAGATCCCCGACGCCGCAGCGAGCGCCCTCGAGGCCCACGACGCGTTCGAGGCGACCGACGACAGCGCGGCCTACCGACTCGAGACGACGGTCTTCGACGCCGTCGTCACCGCCACGAACGCCGAGGGAAAGCGCGACGCCCGGTTCTCGATCACCGTCACGCTGCCGACGCTCGACGAGGCAGTCGAGGGCGAGACGGTCGCCCCGGTCGTCGAGGACGGCTGGTACGAGACCCTCGAGCGGCGACTCGAGGACGCGTTCACCGTCGCCCACACGAGCACCCACCAGGAACCGGCGGTCGAACGCGGCCCCCGCGAGGTGACCGTCGACCTCGAGTACGTCGCCTGGAACGCGACGGAGGGGGTCGAGGACGCAAAGGCGCTCATCGAGTTCGTCGAAGGGACCTTCGCCCAGGGGATCATCCCCGGCTACGACTACCGCGGCCCGGCCGCGACGCTCCTCGAGAGCGCCCAGCAGAACGCGGAGGGCGCGGTTGACGAGGGACCAGGAGAAGGTGGCGGCATGCCGATGTGA
- a CDS encoding O-acetylhomoserine aminocarboxypropyltransferase/cysteine synthase family protein — MSEDTDDRRFATDSIHAGYEPDPTTGARAPPLYQTTSYEFEDTEHAADLFGLEQFGNIYSRIMNPTNAALEERIATLEGGVGALATSSGMAAFDLATFILAEAGDNIVSSSSLYGGTYTYLTHTVEKRGVETKFVDTLDYEAYEEAIDDDTAFVHLETIGNPALVTPDIERIADIAHDHDVPLFVDNTFATPYLCRPLEHGADLVWNSTTKWIHGAGSTVGGVLVDGGSFPWDEGDYPEIAEPNPAYHGVNFYETFGEQAFAIAARTRGLRDLGNQQAPFDAWVTLQKLESLPLRMEKHCENAQAVAEYLEDHPEVEWVNYPGLESHETHENATKYLEGGYGGMITFGLEGGYDAAETVCNEVDLASLLANVGDAKTLIIHPASTTHQQLTEEEKLASGVTDDLVRLSVGIEDVEDVIADLDRAIDAA, encoded by the coding sequence ATGAGCGAGGACACCGACGATCGCCGGTTCGCCACTGACAGCATCCACGCCGGGTACGAGCCCGACCCGACGACGGGAGCGCGAGCGCCGCCGCTGTACCAGACCACTTCTTACGAATTCGAGGACACCGAGCACGCCGCCGACCTGTTCGGACTCGAGCAGTTCGGCAACATCTACTCGCGGATCATGAACCCGACGAACGCCGCCCTCGAGGAGCGTATCGCGACGCTCGAGGGCGGCGTCGGGGCGCTCGCGACCTCCTCGGGGATGGCCGCGTTCGACCTCGCGACGTTCATCCTCGCCGAGGCGGGCGACAACATCGTCTCCTCGTCGTCGCTGTACGGCGGGACCTACACCTACCTCACCCACACCGTCGAGAAACGCGGCGTCGAGACGAAGTTCGTCGACACGCTCGACTACGAGGCCTACGAGGAGGCCATCGACGACGACACCGCGTTCGTCCACCTCGAGACGATCGGCAACCCCGCGCTGGTGACGCCGGACATCGAACGGATCGCGGACATCGCCCACGACCACGACGTCCCGCTGTTCGTCGACAACACGTTCGCGACGCCGTACCTCTGCCGGCCGCTCGAGCACGGCGCCGACCTCGTCTGGAACTCGACGACGAAGTGGATCCACGGCGCGGGCTCGACCGTCGGCGGGGTCCTCGTCGACGGCGGTTCGTTCCCCTGGGACGAGGGCGACTACCCCGAGATCGCCGAGCCGAACCCCGCCTACCACGGCGTCAACTTCTACGAGACGTTCGGCGAGCAGGCGTTCGCCATCGCCGCACGCACCCGCGGGTTGCGCGACCTGGGCAACCAGCAGGCACCGTTCGACGCCTGGGTCACGCTGCAGAAACTCGAGAGCCTGCCGCTGCGCATGGAGAAACACTGCGAGAACGCCCAGGCGGTCGCGGAGTATCTGGAGGACCACCCCGAGGTCGAGTGGGTCAACTACCCCGGCCTCGAGAGCCACGAGACCCACGAGAACGCGACGAAGTACCTCGAGGGCGGCTACGGCGGCATGATCACCTTCGGCCTCGAGGGCGGCTACGACGCGGCCGAGACGGTCTGTAACGAGGTCGACCTCGCGAGCCTGCTCGCGAACGTCGGCGACGCGAAGACGCTGATCATCCACCCGGCGAGCACGACCCACCAGCAGCTCACGGAGGAGGAGAAACTCGCGAGCGGCGTCACCGACGACCTCGTGCGCCTCTCGGTCGGCATCGAGGACGTCGAGGACGTCATCGCGGACCTGGATCGCGCGATCGACGCGGCCTGA